A region of Nocardioides sp. JS614 DNA encodes the following proteins:
- a CDS encoding GDP-mannose 4,6-dehydratase, producing MTRPLRAFVTGISGQDGRYLAERLLGEGVEVHALAHALEPLPDLPGVELHRGDLTAVEEVRALLVDVAPDEVYNLAALSSVARSWEEPDLTARVNGLAAAGLLESALQVQDKLGRPVRFVQASSAEIFGQPDRSPQDESTPLRPVNPYGAAKAYAHLMVDVYRRRDLHAVSAILYNHESPHRPPEFVTRKITSTVAAIAHGRAGTLALGNLDARRDWGWAPDYVDAMVRAVRADVARDYVVATGVSRSVRDFVAAAFARAGIEDWQHLVTVDPEFVRPADPTELVGDATLARETLGWAPTVEFDEIVGRMVDADLAT from the coding sequence ATGACCCGACCGCTGCGCGCCTTCGTCACCGGGATCAGCGGCCAGGACGGCCGCTACCTCGCCGAGCGGCTCCTCGGCGAGGGCGTCGAGGTGCACGCGCTCGCGCACGCCCTCGAGCCGCTCCCCGACCTTCCCGGCGTCGAGCTGCACCGCGGCGACCTCACCGCCGTCGAGGAGGTGCGCGCGCTCCTGGTCGACGTCGCCCCGGACGAGGTCTACAACCTGGCTGCGCTCAGCTCGGTCGCCCGCTCTTGGGAGGAGCCAGACCTGACCGCCCGGGTCAACGGCCTGGCCGCCGCGGGCCTGCTCGAGTCGGCCCTCCAGGTCCAGGACAAGCTCGGCCGCCCGGTGCGCTTCGTGCAGGCCTCGAGCGCCGAGATCTTCGGCCAGCCCGACCGCTCGCCCCAGGACGAGTCCACGCCACTGCGACCGGTCAACCCGTACGGCGCGGCCAAGGCGTACGCCCACCTGATGGTCGACGTGTACCGCCGCCGCGACCTGCACGCGGTCAGCGCGATCCTCTACAACCACGAGTCGCCGCACCGCCCGCCCGAGTTCGTCACCCGCAAGATCACCTCGACCGTCGCCGCCATCGCGCACGGCCGCGCCGGCACCCTGGCCCTCGGCAACCTGGACGCCCGCCGCGACTGGGGCTGGGCTCCCGACTACGTCGACGCCATGGTCCGCGCCGTCCGCGCCGACGTCGCTCGCGACTACGTGGTCGCCACCGGCGTCTCCCGCTCGGTGCGCGACTTCGTCGCCGCCGCCTTCGCCCGCGCCGGCATCGAGGACTGGCAGCACCTGGTCACGGTCGACCCCGAGTTCGTGCGCCCCGCCGACCCGACCGAGCTGGTCGGCGACGCCACCCTCGCCCGCGAGACCCTCGGCTGGGCGCCGACGGTGGAGTTCGACGAGATCGTCGGCCGGATGGTCGACGCCGACCTCGCCACCTGA
- a CDS encoding ATP-binding protein yields MLEYRNRVADDELASRMRAAGAVLIEGPKACGKTATAQRVATTTFRLDVDDGARDLVDAAPELLLGADPPVLFDEWQLAPKLWNLVRREVDDRGIRGQFILTGSATPNDDTSRHPGAGRFSRLRMRPMSLFESGVSTGEVSLGALFNGDFKPSLDPGVTVPKLVDHLIVGGWPGLLEASVRDAQRWLADYLATIVEVDLPQLGVRRDPATLRRLLASLGRGVGTELSTKAIADDVGGADGPARRDTVAGYLRALERLMLIEDVPAWGPHMRSTTPLRKSATRFMTDPSLGLAALGVGPEHLLRDLNATGFHFEGLVARDLRVYAQPLDGQLWHWRDNNGHEVDIVITLADGRWGAIEVKLNPDSVDRAAKSLARFATKVDTSKAGDPAFLAVVTTRTAALRRPSDGIYVLPVATLGP; encoded by the coding sequence ATGCTCGAGTACCGCAACCGCGTGGCTGATGACGAGCTCGCGAGCAGGATGCGAGCCGCCGGTGCCGTGCTCATCGAGGGGCCGAAGGCGTGCGGCAAGACCGCGACCGCTCAGCGAGTTGCGACGACGACATTCCGTCTGGATGTCGACGACGGGGCCCGCGACCTGGTCGACGCCGCCCCCGAGTTGCTGCTGGGCGCCGACCCGCCGGTGCTCTTCGACGAGTGGCAGCTGGCGCCGAAGCTGTGGAATCTCGTGCGGCGCGAGGTCGACGACCGAGGCATACGCGGGCAGTTCATCCTGACCGGGTCCGCGACCCCGAACGACGACACCAGCCGACACCCTGGCGCAGGTCGATTCTCCAGGCTGCGGATGCGTCCGATGAGCCTGTTCGAGTCCGGGGTGTCCACCGGAGAGGTCTCCCTCGGGGCACTTTTCAACGGGGACTTCAAGCCCAGCCTCGACCCCGGCGTCACCGTCCCGAAGCTCGTCGATCACCTGATCGTCGGTGGCTGGCCCGGTCTGCTCGAGGCCTCCGTCCGTGACGCCCAGCGCTGGCTCGCCGACTATCTGGCCACCATCGTCGAGGTCGACCTCCCTCAGCTGGGGGTCCGTCGCGACCCGGCAACGCTACGCAGGCTCCTCGCATCCCTCGGTCGAGGCGTCGGTACCGAGCTCAGCACGAAGGCCATCGCCGACGACGTCGGCGGAGCCGACGGACCCGCGCGCCGAGACACCGTCGCCGGCTACCTCCGCGCACTCGAGCGCCTCATGCTCATCGAGGACGTGCCCGCATGGGGGCCACACATGCGGTCCACCACCCCGCTCCGCAAGTCCGCCACCCGCTTCATGACGGACCCGTCCCTTGGGCTCGCCGCCCTCGGCGTCGGGCCCGAACACCTCCTGCGGGACCTCAACGCCACGGGCTTCCATTTCGAGGGGCTGGTCGCGCGGGACCTCCGCGTGTACGCCCAACCTCTCGATGGACAGCTGTGGCACTGGCGCGACAACAACGGCCATGAGGTCGACATCGTCATCACCCTCGCCGACGGCCGCTGGGGAGCGATTGAGGTCAAGCTGAACCCCGACTCCGTCGACCGAGCCGCCAAGTCGCTGGCCCGCTTCGCGACGAAGGTCGACACCAGCAAGGCGGGCGATCCCGCCTTCCTCGCCGTCGTCACCACCCGCACTGCCGCGCTGCGCCGACCCTCCGACGGCATTTACGTCCTGCCGGTCGCCACCCTCGGCCCGTAG
- a CDS encoding polysaccharide biosynthesis tyrosine autokinase → MELKDYWLAMRHRWRVVVAIVTLSVGAAALLTWQATPQYSSTASIFVSTSPSDTADAYQGNLFATQRVSSYAELVGKHKLAEQVANDLGNGMDPETLQAAVSTSVNPDTVILEISATDPDPVIARDIAQAYAQALSDEVASLETPAGKTDALIHASIVDNARVSDTPVSPQPVRNIGLALVLGLLLGVGAAVLRELLDTSLSSSEDIAEVTPAPVLGRITADNTAVRRPPAEVLTDATPWSESFRVLRTNMQYVEVDHDQKVFVVSSSLPNEGKTTTAVNLAITLALAKQRVVLVECDLRRPLIASRLGLDAGVGTTSVLIGKVHLRDAMQQYADTGLWVLSSGPIPPNPSELLQSNAMEKLVGELRDDFDIVILDAPPLLPVTDAALLAAQADGALVVVRHGKTTRDQLGHAIERVEAVGGKAVGVVVNLAPTIKKGRSYGYGYGYGYYGYTSRPAPTPSAKHDRRRARRTR, encoded by the coding sequence GTGGAGCTGAAGGACTACTGGCTGGCGATGCGCCATCGGTGGCGCGTCGTCGTCGCCATCGTCACGCTCAGCGTGGGAGCCGCGGCCCTGCTCACGTGGCAAGCCACCCCGCAGTACTCCTCGACCGCGAGCATCTTCGTCTCGACCAGCCCGTCGGACACCGCCGACGCCTACCAGGGCAATCTGTTCGCCACCCAGCGGGTGAGCTCCTACGCCGAGCTGGTCGGCAAGCACAAGCTCGCGGAGCAGGTCGCCAACGACCTCGGCAACGGGATGGACCCCGAGACTCTCCAGGCGGCGGTGTCCACGTCGGTGAACCCCGACACGGTCATCCTCGAGATCAGCGCCACCGATCCCGACCCGGTCATCGCCCGTGACATCGCGCAGGCGTACGCCCAGGCGCTGAGCGACGAGGTCGCCTCGCTCGAGACGCCCGCCGGCAAGACGGACGCGCTGATCCATGCGTCGATCGTTGACAACGCCCGGGTCTCGGACACTCCGGTGAGCCCGCAGCCGGTGCGCAACATCGGCCTGGCGCTGGTTCTCGGCCTGCTGCTCGGTGTCGGCGCCGCCGTGCTGCGCGAGCTCCTCGACACGTCGCTGTCGTCCAGCGAAGACATCGCAGAGGTGACTCCGGCGCCCGTACTCGGCCGGATCACCGCGGACAACACCGCGGTGCGCCGTCCACCCGCCGAGGTCCTCACCGATGCGACGCCGTGGTCGGAGTCGTTCCGGGTGCTGCGCACGAACATGCAGTACGTCGAGGTCGACCATGACCAGAAGGTGTTCGTGGTCAGCAGCTCGCTGCCGAACGAGGGCAAGACGACCACGGCCGTCAACCTCGCGATCACCTTGGCGCTCGCCAAGCAGCGGGTCGTGCTCGTCGAGTGCGACCTGCGACGCCCGCTGATCGCCAGCCGGCTGGGCCTCGACGCCGGCGTCGGCACGACCAGCGTGCTGATCGGCAAGGTGCACCTGCGCGACGCCATGCAGCAGTACGCCGACACCGGCCTGTGGGTCCTCTCCAGCGGACCGATCCCGCCGAACCCGTCGGAGCTGCTCCAGTCCAACGCCATGGAGAAGCTCGTGGGCGAGCTCCGCGACGACTTCGACATCGTGATCCTGGACGCCCCGCCGCTGCTCCCGGTCACCGATGCAGCTCTGCTCGCCGCCCAGGCCGACGGTGCACTCGTGGTCGTGCGCCACGGCAAGACGACCCGCGACCAGCTCGGCCACGCGATCGAGCGGGTCGAGGCGGTCGGCGGCAAGGCCGTCGGCGTCGTCGTCAACCTCGCGCCGACGATCAAGAAGGGCCGCTCGTACGGCTACGGGTATGGCTACGGCTACTACGGCTACACCAGCCGCCCCGCGCCGACCCCGTCGGCGAAGCACGACCGCCGGCGTGCCCGCCGCACCCGCTGA
- a CDS encoding polysaccharide biosynthesis protein, with protein sequence MRRRRAPLAIAFDVCAWLLGYAAFAWLRLDSDASSVPWPEVLAFATVTATLYVALAAPLRLHQGRARTASLEEMVLLGMLMGGVGGGVFLVNLFGQWIPRSIPAGATCGALVLAAWARASWRTLQERDERTGAGEDTERTLVMGAGEAGRELITSMQRDPLRRYLPVGLLDDDPYKRHRRLRGVPVLGTSCDLEKEVARTGATMVVIAIPSASAETVNRLRLTALDAHVSVKVLPSTTQLLTDSVGIRDLRDINITDVLGRNQLDTDVASIAGYLAGRKVLVTGAGGSIGSELCRQIYRYQPAELMMLDRDESALHSVQLSIHGRALLDSDDVILCDIRDEKAVRTIFANRRPDVVFHAAALKHLPMLEQYPAEAVKTNVIGTRTVLDAADLVGVDRFVNISTDKAANPSSVLGYSKRVAERITAAQAREASGTYLSVRFGNVLGSRGSVLAAFARQIAAGGPITVTHPDVSRFFMTIEEACQLVIQAAAIGGPGEALVLDMGEPVKIVDVAEQLIEQAGTPVPIEYTGLREGEKLHEELFGEGEPCDVRPRHPLVSHVPVPPITDGEVLGLTLVGEPDDVRQALHDACLVSIEADDPSSLRN encoded by the coding sequence ATGAGGCGGCGCCGCGCGCCGCTCGCCATCGCGTTCGACGTGTGTGCCTGGTTGCTCGGCTACGCGGCGTTCGCCTGGCTTCGGCTCGACAGTGACGCCTCGAGCGTGCCGTGGCCGGAGGTGCTCGCCTTCGCGACCGTGACTGCGACGCTGTACGTGGCACTGGCGGCGCCCCTCCGGCTCCACCAGGGCCGCGCCCGCACCGCGAGCCTGGAGGAGATGGTGCTCCTCGGGATGCTGATGGGCGGCGTCGGTGGCGGCGTCTTCCTGGTGAACCTGTTCGGCCAGTGGATCCCCCGCAGCATCCCGGCCGGGGCGACCTGCGGTGCGCTCGTGCTCGCCGCGTGGGCGCGGGCGAGCTGGCGGACCCTGCAGGAGCGCGACGAGCGCACCGGCGCCGGTGAGGACACCGAGCGGACGCTGGTGATGGGCGCGGGTGAGGCCGGCCGCGAGCTGATCACCTCGATGCAGCGCGACCCGCTGCGGCGCTACCTGCCGGTCGGACTGCTCGACGACGATCCCTACAAGCGGCACCGCCGGCTGCGCGGCGTACCCGTCCTCGGGACCAGCTGCGACCTGGAGAAGGAGGTCGCGCGCACCGGGGCGACCATGGTCGTGATCGCGATCCCCAGCGCCAGTGCCGAGACGGTCAACCGGCTCCGGCTCACGGCTCTGGACGCCCATGTGTCGGTCAAGGTGTTGCCGTCCACCACGCAGCTCCTCACCGACAGCGTCGGCATCCGCGACCTGCGGGACATCAACATCACCGACGTACTCGGCCGCAACCAGCTGGACACGGACGTCGCCTCGATCGCCGGCTACCTGGCCGGGCGGAAGGTGCTGGTCACCGGTGCCGGCGGCTCCATCGGCTCCGAGCTGTGCCGCCAGATCTACCGCTACCAGCCGGCCGAGCTGATGATGCTCGACCGTGACGAGTCCGCGCTCCACTCGGTCCAGCTCTCGATCCACGGCCGTGCCCTGCTGGACTCGGACGACGTCATCCTGTGCGACATCCGGGACGAGAAGGCGGTGCGAACCATCTTCGCGAACCGTCGCCCCGACGTCGTCTTCCACGCCGCCGCGCTCAAGCACCTGCCGATGCTCGAGCAGTACCCGGCCGAGGCCGTGAAGACCAACGTGATCGGCACCCGCACGGTTCTCGATGCCGCAGACCTCGTCGGTGTCGACAGGTTCGTGAACATCTCCACGGACAAGGCGGCGAACCCGTCCAGCGTCCTGGGCTACTCCAAGCGGGTCGCCGAGCGGATCACAGCCGCCCAGGCGCGCGAGGCTTCCGGGACGTATCTCTCGGTGCGCTTCGGGAACGTGCTCGGCAGCCGTGGCTCGGTGCTGGCGGCGTTCGCCCGGCAGATCGCCGCCGGTGGGCCGATCACGGTCACCCACCCGGACGTCAGCCGCTTCTTCATGACGATCGAGGAGGCCTGCCAGCTGGTCATCCAGGCGGCTGCGATCGGCGGGCCGGGGGAGGCGCTCGTCCTCGACATGGGCGAGCCGGTGAAGATCGTGGACGTCGCCGAGCAGCTGATCGAGCAGGCCGGCACGCCGGTGCCGATCGAATACACCGGGCTGCGCGAGGGCGAGAAGTTGCACGAGGAGCTCTTCGGCGAAGGCGAGCCGTGCGACGTCCGGCCGCGGCACCCGCTGGTCTCGCACGTGCCGGTGCCACCGATCACCGACGGCGAGGTCCTGGGCCTCACCCTCGTCGGCGAGCCTGACGACGTGCGGCAGGCGCTGCACGACGCGTGCCTGGTGTCGATCGAGGCCGACGACCCGTCCTCGCTGCGGAACTGA
- a CDS encoding phosphomannose isomerase type II C-terminal cupin domain gives MGESDVRPWGSWEVLDEGLGYKVKRLVVRPRQRLSYQTHSYRAEHWVIVSGRATCVINGVVRKARPGDYVDVPVGAAHRLMNEEQEPLVVIEVQRGLYTGEDDIVRLEDDYGRSEVVIATPGRLLDALA, from the coding sequence AGTCGGACGTACGTCCGTGGGGATCGTGGGAGGTCCTCGACGAAGGTCTCGGCTACAAGGTCAAGCGGCTGGTCGTGAGGCCGCGCCAGCGGCTCTCCTACCAGACCCACTCCTACCGTGCGGAGCACTGGGTGATCGTCAGCGGCCGAGCGACCTGTGTGATCAACGGCGTCGTCCGCAAGGCCCGGCCCGGTGACTATGTCGATGTCCCGGTCGGGGCCGCGCACCGGCTGATGAACGAGGAGCAGGAGCCGCTCGTCGTCATCGAGGTGCAGCGCGGGCTGTACACCGGCGAGGACGACATCGTCCGGCTCGAGGACGACTACGGGCGCAGCGAGGTCGTCATCGCGACGCCGGGGCGGTTGCTCGACGCGCTGGCCTGA
- a CDS encoding HNH endonuclease signature motif containing protein, producing MAALPLEAPGPDTPAEVLAALETTHTALADAEIGQFRLAVEWAIAHPITSVADIATVEGTEGEVAIAGTGAPLVAEFCVADFAAAIGVSTDAGRAYLGDAVEVCYRLPLLWAQVMSARVPVWKARRIAGHTHGLSFEGAACVDRHLAPIAHRVSFAQIERTVEAARAMHDPAQAEQRRREAADGRFCDIDTTQVGLQGTMTVRGELDLADALDLDQALRHGAQQLADLGCTETLDVRRALAVGALARGDLTLGLDTHPATQAEADTDTQPESQAGPEAEPPPKRRRGLMLYAHLTDDAVRGLLATVENTRSQVLVGQVAGWCATATGPVTIRPVLDLHEHLQVPGYRPSPRLREQVLLTHPTCVFPHCTRPSRSCDLDHVIPWAEGGPTCSCNLVPACRFHHRLRTHGGWRLHRVGERLFVWTSPHGRIYTRHL from the coding sequence ATGGCAGCCCTTCCGCTCGAGGCACCTGGCCCGGACACCCCGGCCGAGGTCCTGGCTGCCCTGGAGACCACGCACACCGCCCTGGCTGATGCGGAGATCGGGCAGTTCCGGCTGGCGGTGGAGTGGGCGATCGCGCACCCGATCACCTCGGTCGCCGACATCGCCACCGTCGAGGGCACCGAAGGCGAGGTCGCGATCGCCGGGACGGGTGCGCCGTTGGTGGCGGAGTTCTGTGTCGCGGACTTCGCCGCCGCGATCGGGGTGAGCACCGATGCCGGCCGGGCCTACCTGGGGGACGCGGTCGAGGTCTGCTACCGGCTCCCCCTGCTGTGGGCCCAGGTCATGTCCGCGCGGGTGCCGGTATGGAAGGCCCGCCGGATCGCCGGGCACACCCACGGCCTGTCCTTCGAGGGCGCCGCCTGTGTGGACCGGCACCTGGCCCCGATCGCGCACCGGGTCTCCTTCGCCCAGATCGAACGCACCGTCGAAGCCGCCCGCGCCATGCACGACCCCGCCCAGGCCGAGCAACGCCGCCGCGAGGCCGCCGACGGCCGGTTCTGTGACATCGACACCACCCAGGTCGGGCTGCAGGGCACCATGACCGTGCGCGGCGAGCTCGACCTGGCCGACGCCCTCGACCTCGACCAGGCCCTGCGACACGGCGCCCAACAGCTCGCCGACCTCGGCTGCACCGAGACCCTCGACGTCCGCCGCGCCCTGGCCGTCGGCGCCCTGGCCCGCGGCGACCTCACCCTCGGACTCGACACCCACCCCGCCACCCAGGCCGAGGCCGACACCGACACCCAGCCCGAGAGCCAGGCCGGCCCCGAGGCGGAGCCGCCGCCCAAGCGGCGGCGCGGGTTGATGCTGTACGCGCACCTGACCGACGACGCGGTCCGCGGCCTGCTCGCCACCGTGGAGAACACCCGCTCCCAGGTCCTGGTCGGCCAGGTCGCCGGCTGGTGCGCCACCGCGACCGGCCCGGTCACCATCCGGCCGGTCCTGGACCTGCACGAACACCTGCAGGTGCCGGGCTACCGGCCCTCCCCACGGTTGCGCGAACAAGTCCTCCTCACCCACCCCACCTGCGTGTTCCCCCACTGCACCCGGCCATCACGGTCCTGCGACCTCGACCACGTGATCCCCTGGGCCGAGGGCGGCCCCACCTGCTCGTGCAACCTGGTCCCCGCCTGCCGGTTCCACCACCGGCTCCGCACCCACGGCGGCTGGCGGCTCCACCGCGTCGGCGAACGACTCTTCGTATGGACCAGCCCCCACGGACGCATCTACACCCGACATCTGTGA
- the gmd gene encoding GDP-mannose 4,6-dehydratase, which produces MPTALITGITGQDGLYLAEFLLAKGYDVHGVIRGQNNPKRDLVEQLLPDVRLHNGDLTDMSSLIRALRDSCPDEVYNLGAVSFVAYSWENAQLTTDVTAKGVLNMLEAVRLHTGDEPEEIRFYQASSSEMFGKVQEVPQHERTLLWPRSPYGVSKVFGHYMTINYRESYGMHASSGILFNHESPRRGPEFVTRKISEAVARIKLGVQKELVLGNLDAERDWGFAGDYVEAMWLMLQQPAADDYVIATGEAHSIRDFLDAAFAHIGIDDWAPYVRQDPRFMRPAEVDHLIGDASKAREVLGWKPKVSFHELVALMVDADLAATQQGW; this is translated from the coding sequence ATGCCCACCGCGCTCATCACCGGCATCACCGGCCAGGACGGCCTCTACCTGGCCGAGTTCCTGCTCGCCAAGGGGTACGACGTCCATGGCGTGATCCGCGGGCAGAACAACCCCAAGCGCGACCTCGTCGAACAGCTGCTGCCGGACGTCCGGCTCCACAACGGCGATCTCACCGACATGTCCAGCCTGATCCGGGCGCTGCGCGACTCCTGCCCCGACGAGGTCTACAACCTGGGCGCGGTCTCGTTCGTGGCCTACTCCTGGGAGAACGCCCAGCTGACCACCGACGTCACCGCCAAGGGTGTGCTGAACATGCTGGAGGCGGTGCGCCTGCACACCGGGGACGAGCCGGAGGAGATCCGGTTCTACCAAGCGTCGAGCTCGGAGATGTTCGGCAAGGTCCAGGAGGTGCCCCAGCACGAGCGGACCCTGCTGTGGCCGCGCTCCCCGTACGGCGTCAGCAAGGTGTTCGGGCACTACATGACGATCAACTACCGCGAGTCCTACGGCATGCACGCCTCCTCCGGGATCCTGTTCAACCACGAGTCGCCGCGCCGCGGCCCGGAGTTCGTGACCCGCAAGATCAGTGAGGCGGTCGCCCGGATCAAGTTGGGCGTGCAGAAGGAGCTGGTGCTCGGCAACCTGGACGCCGAGCGGGACTGGGGGTTCGCCGGCGACTACGTCGAGGCGATGTGGTTGATGTTGCAGCAGCCGGCGGCCGACGACTACGTGATCGCGACCGGCGAGGCGCACTCGATCCGCGACTTCCTCGACGCCGCGTTCGCGCACATCGGCATCGACGACTGGGCGCCCTACGTGCGCCAGGACCCGCGCTTCATGCGGCCCGCGGAGGTCGACCACCTGATCGGCGACGCCAGCAAGGCCCGCGAGGTGCTCGGCTGGAAGCCGAAGGTCTCCTTCCACGAGCTGGTCGCCCTGATGGTCGACGCCGACCTCGCGGCCACCCAGCAGGGCTGGTAG
- a CDS encoding glycoside hydrolase family 15 protein, whose translation MSNRIEDYALIGDLQTAALVGRDGSIDWLCLPRFDSAACFAALLHDEGAGHWRIAPAGADSATSRRYREHTLVLETTWETADGTVRVVDLMPPRGEAPDVVRIVEGVSGSVPVEMALRLRFDYGRVRPWTRVDRAEASAIAGPDAVWLSASVPLSHDGDAVRAEFTLAAGDRAWFVLTYQAAHLPRPDPVDAERALADTASYWTDWVDRGSYEGRWAEEVERSLLLLKALTYAPTGGILAAATTSLPEDVGGVRNWDYRYCWLRDATFTLQALLGTGYTEEARAWREWLVRAVAGDPDKLQIMYALDGTQRLPETTLDWLDGFDDSTPVRVGNAAAGQFQLDVWGEVLDGLHLARNAGLELTDPAWDVQRALLDWLEGNWRQPDNGLWEVRGPQRQFVHSKVMAWVGVDRAVRTVERLDLDVPVDRWRRLGQEIHAEVCEHGYDADRRTFTQFYGSEGLDAALLLLPRVGFLPWDDERVVGTVEAVQRELCREGFLLRYDPAADGGADGLPGTEGAFLACSFWLADALHGIGRTGEAEEMFTRLLALRNDVGMLSEECDPRSGAHLGNTPQAFSLVGLVNTARHLGGTTHATTETPTRGDRA comes from the coding sequence GTGAGCAACCGGATCGAGGACTACGCGCTGATCGGGGACCTGCAGACCGCCGCGCTGGTGGGCCGGGACGGCTCGATCGACTGGCTGTGCCTGCCCCGCTTCGACTCCGCGGCCTGCTTCGCGGCGCTGCTGCACGACGAGGGCGCGGGGCACTGGCGGATCGCGCCCGCCGGCGCGGACTCGGCGACGTCGCGGCGCTACCGCGAGCACACGCTGGTGCTGGAGACCACCTGGGAGACCGCGGACGGCACCGTCCGGGTGGTCGACCTGATGCCGCCGCGCGGGGAGGCCCCGGACGTGGTCCGGATCGTCGAGGGCGTGTCGGGCAGCGTGCCGGTGGAGATGGCGCTGCGGCTGCGCTTCGACTACGGGCGGGTCCGGCCCTGGACGCGGGTGGACCGCGCGGAGGCGTCGGCGATCGCCGGCCCGGACGCGGTGTGGCTGAGCGCCTCGGTCCCGCTGAGCCACGACGGCGACGCGGTGCGCGCGGAGTTCACCCTCGCCGCGGGCGACCGGGCCTGGTTCGTGCTCACCTACCAGGCCGCGCACCTGCCCCGCCCGGACCCGGTCGACGCCGAGCGGGCGCTGGCCGACACGGCGTCGTACTGGACCGACTGGGTGGACCGCGGAAGCTACGAGGGGAGGTGGGCCGAGGAGGTGGAGCGCTCGCTGCTGCTGCTCAAGGCGCTCACCTACGCGCCGACCGGCGGGATCCTGGCGGCGGCGACCACCTCGCTGCCCGAGGACGTCGGCGGGGTGCGCAACTGGGACTACCGCTACTGCTGGCTGCGAGACGCGACGTTCACCCTGCAGGCGCTGCTCGGGACCGGCTACACCGAGGAGGCCCGCGCCTGGCGGGAGTGGCTGGTCCGCGCGGTCGCGGGCGACCCCGACAAGCTGCAGATCATGTACGCCCTGGACGGCACCCAGCGGCTCCCGGAGACCACGCTGGACTGGCTCGACGGCTTCGACGACTCGACGCCGGTGCGGGTCGGGAACGCGGCGGCCGGGCAGTTCCAGCTCGACGTGTGGGGGGAGGTGCTCGACGGCCTGCACCTGGCCCGCAACGCCGGCCTGGAGCTGACCGACCCGGCCTGGGACGTGCAGCGGGCGCTGCTGGACTGGCTGGAGGGGAACTGGCGGCAGCCCGACAACGGGCTGTGGGAGGTGCGCGGCCCGCAGCGCCAGTTCGTGCACTCCAAGGTGATGGCCTGGGTGGGCGTGGACCGCGCGGTGCGCACCGTGGAGCGGCTCGACCTGGACGTCCCGGTGGACCGCTGGCGCCGGCTCGGGCAGGAGATCCACGCCGAGGTCTGCGAGCACGGGTACGACGCGGACCGCCGTACGTTCACCCAGTTCTACGGCTCGGAGGGCCTGGACGCCGCGCTGCTCCTGCTGCCCCGGGTCGGCTTCCTGCCCTGGGACGACGAGCGGGTGGTCGGCACCGTCGAGGCGGTGCAGCGCGAGCTGTGCCGCGAGGGCTTCCTGCTGCGCTACGACCCCGCGGCGGACGGCGGCGCCGACGGCCTGCCCGGCACCGAGGGCGCGTTCCTGGCCTGCAGCTTCTGGCTCGCGGACGCCCTGCACGGCATCGGCCGCACCGGTGAGGCGGAGGAGATGTTCACCCGGCTGTTGGCACTTCGTAACGATGTGGGCATGCTGAGTGAGGAGTGCGACCCGCGGAGCGGCGCGCACCTCGGCAACACTCCGCAGGCGTTCAGCCTGGTCGGGCTGGTCAACACCGCCCGCCACCTCGGCGGCACGACCCACGCGACCACCGAGACCCCGACGAGAGGAGACCGCGCATGA